A single window of Gossypium hirsutum isolate 1008001.06 chromosome A10, Gossypium_hirsutum_v2.1, whole genome shotgun sequence DNA harbors:
- the LOC107896384 gene encoding aspartyl protease AED3, translating to MKTHFFPLVFLLIFSLAQGLNPKCDIQDHGSNLQVFHVYSPCSPLKPSKPLSWEEDVLQTLAKDQARVQFLSSLVAKKSVVPIASGRQIVQSPTYIVKANIGTPPQTMLMAMDTSSDAAWVPCTGCIGCSSTAFDFAKSTTFKTLGCQAAQCKQMPNPTCGGSACTFNMTYGGSTIAGNLSQDTTTLATDPIPNYTFGCLQKTAGSSVPPQGVLGLGRGPLSLLSQSQNLYQSTFSYCLPSIRSPNFSGSLRLGPSGQPVRIKYTPLLKNPRRPSLYYVNLIGIRVGRRIVDIPPSAIAFNPSTGAGTIIDSGTVFTRLVEPAYVAVRDAFRRRVRVANVTSLGGFDTCYSVPINAPTITFMFSGMNVTLPQENLLLHSTAGSITCLAMAPAPALNVIANMQQQNHRVVFDVPNSRVGVARERCS from the exons ATGAAAACCCACTTTTTTCCCCTGGTTTTCCTCCTCATTTTTTCCTTAGCCCAAGGTCTGAACCCCAAATGTGACATCCAAGACCATGGCTCAAACCTGCAAGTGTTCCATGTTTACAGTCCATGCTCACCCTTGAAACCCTCAAAACCACTCTCATGGGAAGAGGATGTGCTGCAAACGCTAGCCAAGGACCAAGCCAGGGTGCAGTTTTTGTCCAGCCTCGTGGCTAAGAAATCTGTGGTGCCTATAGCTTCAGGCAGGCAGATTGTGCAAAGTCCAACTTACATTGTGAAGGCCAATATTGGAACCCCACCTCAAACCATGCTTATGGCCATGGATACAAGCAGTGATGCTGCTTGGGTGCCTTGCACTGGCTGCATTGGCTGCTCTTCTACTGCTTTTGACTTTGCTAAATCCACCACTTTCAAGACCCTTGGCTGCCAAGCTGCTCAATGCAAGCAG ATGCCAAACCCCACTTGCGGTGGAAGCGCGTGCACATTCAACATGACCTACGGTGGCTCAACCATAGCCGGTAACCTTTCACAGGACACCACAACCTTAGCCACTGACCCAATCCCAAACTACACTTTCGGTTGCCTCCAAAAGACAGCAGGCAGCTCAGTGCCACCACAGGGCGTATTGGGCCTGGGCCGAGGCCCATTATCCCTCCTTTCTCAATCCCAAAATTTGTACCAGTCAACATTTTCATATTGCTTGCCTAGCATTAGGTCACCTAACTTTTCTGGGTCATTGAGACTTGGACCAAGTGGGCAACCTGTGAGGATCAAATACACCCCGTTGCTCAAGAACCCTAGGAGACCCTCACTTTATTACGTCAATTTGATTGGAATTAGGGTTGGAAGAAGGATTGTTGATATCCCACCAAGTGCCATTGCTTTCAATCCTTCCACTGGTGCTGGCACCATTATTGATTCTG GTACTGTCTTCACCCGGCTAGTTGAACCAGCCTATGTAGCTGTCCGGGACGCATTCCGGAGACGAGTAAGGGTGGCGAACGTGACATCTCTGGGTGGGTTCGACACATGTTACTCGGTCCCAATCAATGCACCGACCATAACATTTATGTTTTCGGGCATGAACGTGACATTGCCACAAGAGAACCTACTGCTCCACAGCACAGCAGGCAGCATCACATGTCTGGCGATGGCACCGGCACCAGCGCTGAATGTGATCGCCAATATGCAGCAGCAGAACCATAGGGTGGTTTTCGATGTGCCAAATTCGAGGGTGGGGGTCGCCCGTGAGCGATGTTCTTAA